The DNA sequence ACTCTCGGTCCTCGGCTCCGAAGTCACGCTCAAGGACCTGCTCCACGACCTGGAGAACGCCGTGGCGGAGCGTCTGGGACGCGGCGCATGAGCGTGCTCCTGATGCGGCTCGCCGGTCCCCTCCAGTCGTGGGGTTCGGCCTCCCGCTTCGCCCGGCGAGGTACGGAGAACGCTCCCACGAAGAGCGGTGTCGTCGGGTTGCTCGCCGCCGCGCTCGGCCGCGGCCGGGAGGAAGACCTCTCCGACCTGGCGGCGCTGCGGTACGGCGTCCGGATCGACCAGCCCGGGACACGGCTGCGCGATTACCAGACCGCGCACCACGCCGACTCGGGCAAGGCCATGCCGGTATCGGAACGCTTCTACCTCGCGGACGCGGTGTTCGTGGCGGGGATGGAAGGGGAAGCAGAGCTGCTGTGGCGGCTCTACGACGGTCTGAAGGCGCCACGGTTCCTGCCATATCTCGGTCGCCGTTCCTGCCC is a window from the Streptomyces mobaraensis genome containing:
- the cas5e gene encoding type I-E CRISPR-associated protein Cas5/CasD translates to MSVLLMRLAGPLQSWGSASRFARRGTENAPTKSGVVGLLAAALGRGREEDLSDLAALRYGVRIDQPGTRLRDYQTAHHADSGKAMPVSERFYLADAVFVAGMEGEAELLWRLYDGLKAPRFLPYLGRRSCPPSQPIDVGPPKEANLEQALREHPWQASRWYRQRLSSETTLEGHQAAPDHLDLLIDCPPGETPDLTIRDVPSSFSPRHRRYGLRGVRTGSPVPPVLTDPADDDSPTSHDPTMALVEVGRAEVPPRST